In a single window of the uncultured Pseudodesulfovibrio sp. genome:
- a CDS encoding flagellar hook-basal body complex protein has protein sequence MSFGSMYVGATGVIAHSQGMQVLANNLANVSTVGYKRSNILFGDLMSQQVASGSATYDSQAVRISQMGMGVGVSAIRGIFTDGALSSSTESTDLALSGQGFFGITDDTGAIRYTRAGGFRFNNEAYLVNPQGYRLQGFAYDREADAWDTAVSDIQLPYEDITVDGQTARVVRSEPQATSSVELVTQLDHTAASQISDDNNPFFAMVSAYHANQSNASSPFGTAEPQYSSAMDVFDEDGNSHEMTIYFDPVSTTNLSNAVPGYSYWEYVIAMPEESDGSSAYGTSAAGLAGMGVLTFNDRGVLVNQSAYTLNPTSTSGAGGTSLSAWVPATFSEEGQPQFNFTFGSNGGAIGQASTISYDFGLGSTSGSWRTSSGGTAASVGNRVDLLPEMNDMTRDARVSTSYDKPSSTLYHIQDGYSWGYLNTISVDEEGIMSGHFSNGQTEEMYKVAVYKFNSPWGLKRDGGTNFVATDASGGAMLGTAGDRGRGIINQSSLEESNVDMAQEFATMIVTQRGYQANTKVITTSDTVLNTLISVKR, from the coding sequence ATGAGTTTTGGAAGCATGTATGTGGGTGCCACGGGCGTGATTGCCCACAGCCAGGGCATGCAAGTCCTGGCCAACAATCTGGCCAATGTCAGCACTGTCGGCTACAAGCGTTCGAATATCCTGTTCGGCGATCTGATGAGCCAGCAGGTGGCTTCGGGCAGCGCCACGTATGACTCGCAGGCCGTACGCATCAGCCAGATGGGCATGGGCGTGGGCGTGTCCGCCATCCGGGGCATCTTCACGGACGGCGCGTTGTCCTCGTCCACGGAGTCCACGGACCTCGCCCTTTCGGGCCAGGGATTCTTCGGGATCACCGACGACACCGGGGCGATCCGTTACACCCGCGCCGGCGGGTTCCGTTTCAACAACGAAGCCTATCTGGTCAATCCCCAGGGCTACCGGTTGCAGGGCTTTGCCTACGACCGGGAGGCCGACGCGTGGGACACCGCCGTGTCCGACATCCAGTTGCCGTACGAGGACATCACCGTGGACGGTCAGACCGCCCGCGTGGTCCGGTCCGAGCCGCAGGCCACCTCCTCGGTGGAGCTGGTCACCCAGCTCGATCACACGGCCGCCAGCCAGATCTCCGACGATAATAATCCGTTCTTCGCCATGGTCAGCGCCTACCATGCCAATCAGAGCAACGCGTCGTCCCCGTTCGGCACGGCCGAGCCGCAATACTCTTCGGCCATGGACGTTTTCGACGAAGACGGAAACAGCCATGAAATGACCATCTATTTCGATCCCGTGTCCACGACGAACCTGTCCAACGCGGTGCCCGGCTACTCCTATTGGGAGTATGTCATCGCAATGCCCGAGGAGTCGGACGGTTCATCCGCGTATGGCACTTCCGCGGCCGGACTTGCGGGCATGGGGGTCCTGACCTTCAATGACAGGGGAGTCCTGGTCAACCAGTCTGCCTACACCCTGAATCCGACGTCCACATCCGGCGCAGGCGGCACCAGCCTCTCCGCCTGGGTTCCGGCGACCTTCAGCGAAGAGGGACAGCCCCAGTTCAACTTCACCTTTGGCAGCAACGGCGGCGCCATCGGCCAGGCCAGCACCATCAGCTACGATTTCGGGCTCGGTTCGACCAGCGGTTCCTGGCGGACAAGCAGCGGAGGGACCGCCGCATCCGTGGGCAACCGCGTGGATCTGTTGCCCGAGATGAACGATATGACCCGCGATGCCAGGGTGAGCACCAGTTACGACAAGCCGTCCTCCACCCTGTACCATATCCAGGATGGCTATTCCTGGGGCTACCTCAACACCATCAGCGTGGACGAGGAAGGAATCATGAGCGGCCACTTCTCCAACGGCCAGACCGAGGAGATGTACAAGGTGGCCGTGTACAAGTTCAACAGTCCGTGGGGGCTCAAGCGCGACGGCGGAACCAACTTCGTGGCCACCGACGCCTCGGGCGGGGCCATGCTCGGCACGGCCGGCGACCGCGGCCGGGGGATCATCAACCAGAGTTCCCTGGAAGAGAGCAACGTGGACATGGCCCAGGAATTCGCCACCATGATCGTTACCCAGCGCGGATACCAAGCCAATACCAAGGTCATCACCACCTCGGATACGGTTCTGAACACGCTCATCTCGGTCAAGCGCTAA
- a CDS encoding tetratricopeptide repeat protein, whose translation MTETRDDRSPEAILDLVGEVEREAPGGAETLYMAAMLADAPLPYDFALSVEGTPHNPALVNPAAAFFAATAMMDPLVNRALVDADADHQVFILPADVRETLRGALDEEQAAEWAGRAVYALNLSLPDADPQQWPLVQWLMPHVLACRDLVADLGVHTAAANRVLHQTGFSLYYQQRYKEAAELLEAAMSVDVALKGDRHPDITADLEGLATVYWAGEDLPRAEATFKACLELQREIFTENNPAMAPVLNGLAMVLQACGDLAGAEAALNDCLAVLRASNQERHPAAASCLHNLALLMDAVDQPEQGLKYALESLELTTALYGEHHPETASSHNLTGLLFERLGKAPEAEAHFRKSLSIYVGAYGEDHPETGQALCNLALFLDSRGQTQEALDCFERGFAAYERSLGPEHPYMENALDNLVSFLERTASSDSPLREQARARLKQIVEKAG comes from the coding sequence GTGACGGAAACACGCGACGACCGCAGTCCCGAAGCCATCCTGGATCTGGTCGGAGAGGTGGAGCGAGAGGCCCCGGGCGGGGCCGAAACCCTGTACATGGCCGCCATGCTGGCCGACGCCCCCCTGCCCTACGACTTTGCCCTGTCCGTGGAAGGCACCCCGCACAACCCGGCACTGGTCAACCCGGCCGCCGCATTCTTCGCGGCCACGGCCATGATGGACCCGCTGGTGAACCGTGCTCTGGTGGATGCCGACGCGGACCATCAGGTCTTCATCCTGCCCGCCGACGTGCGCGAGACCCTGCGCGGCGCGCTGGATGAGGAACAGGCCGCCGAGTGGGCCGGTCGGGCTGTCTACGCCCTGAACCTGTCCCTGCCCGACGCCGACCCCCAGCAATGGCCCCTGGTGCAGTGGCTCATGCCCCATGTCCTGGCCTGTCGCGATCTGGTGGCCGACCTCGGCGTGCACACCGCTGCGGCCAACCGGGTCCTCCATCAGACCGGTTTTTCCCTGTATTATCAGCAGCGCTACAAGGAAGCCGCCGAGCTTCTGGAAGCGGCCATGTCCGTTGACGTGGCCCTCAAGGGCGACCGCCACCCGGACATCACCGCCGACCTCGAGGGTTTGGCCACGGTCTACTGGGCCGGAGAAGACCTGCCCCGGGCCGAGGCCACGTTCAAGGCCTGCCTGGAACTGCAGCGCGAGATTTTTACCGAGAACAACCCGGCAATGGCCCCAGTCCTGAACGGGTTGGCCATGGTCCTGCAGGCTTGCGGGGATCTTGCCGGAGCCGAAGCCGCCCTGAACGACTGTCTGGCCGTGCTCCGTGCCTCCAACCAGGAGCGCCATCCGGCCGCAGCCTCCTGCCTGCACAATCTGGCACTGCTCATGGACGCCGTCGATCAACCGGAACAGGGACTGAAATACGCCCTGGAGAGTCTGGAGCTGACCACCGCACTGTACGGCGAGCACCATCCCGAGACCGCTTCCAGCCATAACTTGACCGGCCTGCTTTTCGAGCGGTTGGGCAAGGCGCCCGAGGCCGAGGCCCATTTCCGCAAAAGTCTTTCCATCTACGTCGGTGCTTATGGCGAGGACCACCCCGAGACCGGGCAGGCCCTGTGCAATCTGGCGCTGTTTCTGGACAGCCGGGGACAAACCCAGGAGGCGCTGGACTGCTTCGAGCGCGGTTTCGCAGCCTATGAGCGGTCGCTTGGCCCGGAGCACCCCTACATGGAAAATGCCTTGGACAACCTGGTCTCCTTTCTGGAACGGACCGCGTCCTCGGATTCGCCCCTGCGCGAACAGGCGCGGGCGAGGCTCAAACAGATCGTGGAAAAAGCGGGGTAG
- a CDS encoding carbohydrate kinase has protein sequence MQPILAVGLGEILWDVLPQTRLLGGAPANFAYHVNALGGAGLPVSRVGDDDLGREALSLLVCRGLNIDAVSLDPDHPTGTVDARVDADGVATYVFPDDVAWDFLSLDQSALILASNADAVCFGSLAQRSEISRRSIQRFLGEAKKALKVFDINLRQDFYTPEILATSLDAADVLKINDAELDIVTSLFDLPPGEQPALRALMERHGLELAVLTRGDKGSLILSPETVSDLPGEPVEVVDTIGAGDSFTAALVLGHLKQWPLDKINRYAAKVAAHVCAQPGAMPEMPRELRLA, from the coding sequence ATGCAACCGATTCTTGCCGTGGGTCTGGGAGAAATCCTGTGGGACGTTCTGCCGCAGACTCGTCTGTTGGGTGGCGCGCCGGCCAACTTCGCCTATCACGTCAACGCCCTGGGCGGTGCCGGATTGCCCGTGTCCCGAGTGGGTGACGACGACCTGGGCCGCGAGGCTCTGTCCCTGCTCGTCTGCCGGGGGCTGAACATCGACGCCGTGTCCCTGGACCCGGATCATCCCACCGGCACGGTGGACGCCCGCGTGGATGCGGACGGCGTGGCTACCTACGTCTTCCCGGACGACGTGGCATGGGATTTTCTCTCTCTGGATCAATCCGCCCTGATCCTGGCCTCCAACGCGGATGCGGTCTGCTTCGGCTCCTTGGCCCAGCGCAGTGAGATCTCCCGCCGGTCCATCCAGCGATTCCTGGGCGAGGCCAAAAAGGCGCTCAAGGTCTTCGACATCAACCTGCGGCAGGATTTCTACACACCCGAAATCCTGGCCACCTCCCTGGATGCGGCCGACGTGCTCAAGATCAACGACGCCGAGCTGGATATCGTGACAAGCCTCTTCGACCTGCCCCCGGGTGAGCAACCGGCTCTGCGAGCGCTTATGGAGCGCCACGGTCTTGAACTCGCCGTGCTGACCCGGGGCGACAAGGGCAGCCTGATTCTGTCCCCGGAAACGGTCTCGGATCTGCCCGGCGAGCCGGTCGAGGTGGTCGATACCATCGGGGCCGGGGATTCGTTCACCGCCGCTCTGGTGCTCGGCCATCTCAAGCAATGGCCCCTGGACAAGATCAACCGCTACGCCGCCAAGGTCGCGGCCCACGTCTGCGCCCAGCCCGGCGCCATGCCGGAGATGCCCAGAGAGCTGCGCCTGGCGTAA
- a CDS encoding YMGG-like glycine zipper-containing protein: MKTTVMKTVISLLLMLSLLAGCQTTQTQNAAGIGTLAGATLGALTFKNKISGAAIGAGVGMLAGYIVGNEMEKADQAQLANTLETTPSGYTTEWVNPDTRTRYEAIPEPPREYNDGRVERDVTIKARMADGSTQTVYAKAYRQPDGSWQLVQ, encoded by the coding sequence ATGAAGACTACTGTTATGAAGACCGTCATATCGCTGCTGTTGATGCTGTCCCTGCTGGCAGGCTGTCAGACCACCCAGACGCAGAACGCCGCCGGGATCGGCACTCTGGCCGGGGCCACACTGGGTGCGCTGACCTTCAAGAACAAGATCTCCGGAGCCGCCATCGGCGCGGGCGTGGGTATGCTTGCAGGCTACATCGTGGGCAATGAGATGGAAAAGGCCGACCAGGCGCAACTGGCCAACACCCTTGAGACCACACCGTCCGGTTACACCACCGAATGGGTCAATCCCGATACCCGCACGCGTTACGAGGCCATCCCTGAACCGCCGCGCGAATATAACGACGGCCGCGTCGAACGCGATGTGACCATCAAGGCCCGTATGGCCGACGGCTCCACCCAAACGGTCTACGCCAAGGCCTACCGCCAGCCCGACGGCTCCTGGCAGCTCGTCCAGTAA
- a CDS encoding DoxX family protein: MKSLLTSKILHTVIRVVLGLLFVYAGTLKLMHPQGFAVTINIYGLVSWKMAGFLSYAIPCVEILSGLGLILNVRGALAAIVAQLLGFMVVLLYALYLGLDADCGCFGTPKNTDNAPTGPLQAFIRDAVMLAGCAFLYVQRRMAGFRPWSLGRLFVKQR, from the coding sequence ATGAAATCGCTGCTTACCTCCAAGATACTCCACACCGTCATCCGAGTGGTCCTCGGCCTGCTCTTCGTTTACGCCGGGACACTCAAGCTCATGCACCCGCAAGGGTTCGCCGTGACCATCAATATATACGGGCTGGTCTCCTGGAAGATGGCGGGCTTTCTGTCCTACGCCATACCCTGCGTGGAAATCCTGTCCGGTTTAGGGCTGATTCTGAACGTGCGTGGGGCCCTGGCGGCCATTGTCGCACAGTTGTTGGGGTTCATGGTTGTCCTGCTCTATGCCCTGTATCTCGGCCTCGACGCCGATTGCGGATGCTTCGGCACCCCCAAGAACACGGACAACGCACCCACCGGTCCGCTCCAGGCCTTCATCCGCGACGCCGTCATGCTCGCGGGCTGCGCCTTCCTCTACGTCCAACGCCGCATGGCCGGATTCCGGCCCTGGTCGCTTGGGCGGTTGTTCGTCAAACAGCGCTAA
- a CDS encoding MerR family transcriptional regulator: MTGKKVLSVAEIARELDLPESTVHYWKNRFAQHLPSVGRGRQKRFKPEAVEIFANISRLLKEGHTARDVMDRLSQEYPLQADAVPATSGGGQAPVQAVGSMDQVMTMAAAIGMEIAKSVGEGIRSVLAAEGAEAPDVTDIREGLEETALRISTAMQETEALRAENQELKEKLAVMEAEMVRLRKDRREMEKYLLDKIKSVST; this comes from the coding sequence ATGACTGGCAAGAAAGTCCTTTCCGTGGCCGAGATCGCCCGCGAGCTCGACCTGCCCGAATCCACGGTGCACTACTGGAAGAACCGGTTCGCCCAGCATCTGCCGAGCGTGGGACGTGGCCGCCAGAAGCGTTTCAAGCCGGAAGCGGTGGAGATTTTTGCAAACATTTCCCGGTTGTTGAAAGAGGGCCACACGGCACGCGACGTCATGGACCGCCTCTCCCAGGAATACCCGCTGCAGGCCGATGCCGTGCCTGCGACCTCGGGGGGCGGGCAGGCGCCTGTTCAGGCGGTCGGGTCCATGGATCAGGTCATGACCATGGCCGCGGCCATCGGCATGGAGATCGCCAAGTCCGTGGGCGAGGGCATCCGCTCGGTGCTTGCGGCAGAGGGCGCGGAAGCTCCCGATGTGACCGACATCCGCGAAGGGCTGGAGGAGACCGCATTGCGTATTTCCACGGCAATGCAGGAAACCGAGGCGCTGAGGGCTGAAAATCAGGAGCTGAAGGAGAAGCTTGCGGTCATGGAGGCCGAGATGGTCCGTTTACGCAAGGATCGGCGCGAAATGGAAAAATACCTGCTTGACAAGATCAAATCCGTATCTACTTAA
- the htpG gene encoding molecular chaperone HtpG produces the protein MGKKTTHKFKAEVSQLLEILVHSLYTNKEIFLRELISNASDALEKARFKTQAAGETDELAPEIRITCDADAKTLTVTDTGVGMTRDELMRNIGTIAHSGTAELTRLAEESKESLDSLIGRFGVGFYSVYMVADEVTVTTKSMDADAMPIAWTSDGRTDYKLQELDEDRPHGTEITVSLKEDLASQFTNEAHLKHVVKTHSNFINFPIYVGDERVNTIQALWREPKFQIKAEQYAEFYKFLTFDSEDPFDTLHTSVDAPVQFNALMFIPKHGNDPFGLGRENRGLDLYVRRVLIEKQNKDLLPEYLGFVKGVVDTEDLPLNISRETLQDNLLMRKISSTLVKQVLDHLTKMAKDDADRYNEFWHAHGELFKAGYMDFLNKDKFAGLVRFNSSSLDDDKGLTSLADYISRAKEDQKEIYYAYGPSREALSLSPHLEVFRRKHVEVMYLFEPIDEFVMDALREYEGYTLVSAEHADMDKLDKFESMEKEDKPEPLNEEQKSELDKLLVRMKDALGDAVTEVKASSRLSESPVCLANPDGNVTSSMDKIMRVMSKDTSIPKKVLEINPDHALIRNMLTILEKDENDPFIAQAANQLYESALLLEGYLTDPHALVGRVQDLLTKSSGWYVDTRS, from the coding sequence ATGGGCAAGAAAACGACCCACAAATTCAAGGCTGAGGTCAGCCAACTCCTCGAAATCCTTGTTCACTCGCTGTACACCAACAAGGAAATATTTCTCCGCGAGCTGATTTCCAACGCGTCCGACGCCCTGGAAAAGGCCCGGTTCAAAACCCAGGCAGCGGGGGAGACCGACGAGTTGGCTCCCGAGATCCGCATCACCTGCGACGCAGACGCCAAGACCCTGACCGTGACCGACACGGGCGTGGGCATGACCCGCGACGAGCTGATGCGCAACATCGGCACCATCGCCCACTCGGGTACGGCCGAGCTGACCCGGCTTGCCGAAGAAAGCAAGGAATCGCTGGATTCTCTCATCGGCCGGTTCGGTGTGGGCTTCTATTCCGTGTACATGGTCGCCGACGAGGTCACCGTGACCACGAAGTCCATGGACGCCGACGCCATGCCCATCGCCTGGACCTCGGACGGCCGGACCGACTACAAGCTGCAGGAACTGGACGAGGACCGTCCCCACGGCACCGAGATCACGGTCAGCCTGAAAGAGGATCTGGCCTCCCAGTTCACCAACGAGGCGCACCTCAAGCATGTGGTCAAGACCCACTCCAACTTCATCAATTTCCCCATCTACGTCGGGGACGAGCGGGTCAACACCATCCAGGCTTTGTGGCGTGAGCCCAAGTTCCAGATCAAGGCCGAGCAGTACGCCGAGTTCTACAAGTTCCTGACCTTTGATTCCGAGGATCCCTTCGACACCCTGCACACCTCGGTGGACGCGCCCGTGCAGTTCAACGCGCTCATGTTCATCCCCAAGCACGGCAACGACCCGTTCGGCCTGGGCCGTGAGAACCGGGGTCTGGACCTGTACGTGCGCCGCGTGCTCATCGAGAAGCAGAACAAGGACCTGCTCCCCGAGTACCTGGGCTTTGTCAAGGGCGTGGTGGACACCGAGGACCTGCCCCTGAACATCTCGCGCGAGACCCTGCAGGACAACCTGCTCATGCGCAAGATCAGCTCCACCCTGGTCAAGCAGGTGCTCGATCACCTGACCAAGATGGCCAAGGACGACGCGGACCGCTACAACGAGTTCTGGCACGCCCACGGCGAGCTGTTCAAGGCCGGCTACATGGACTTCCTGAACAAGGACAAGTTCGCGGGCCTGGTCCGCTTCAACTCCTCAAGCCTCGACGACGACAAGGGGCTGACCTCGCTGGCCGATTACATCTCCCGCGCCAAAGAGGACCAGAAGGAGATCTATTACGCCTACGGCCCGAGCCGCGAGGCCCTCTCCCTGTCCCCGCATCTTGAGGTCTTCCGGCGCAAGCACGTCGAGGTCATGTACCTGTTCGAACCCATCGACGAGTTCGTCATGGACGCCCTGCGCGAATACGAGGGCTACACCCTGGTTTCGGCCGAGCACGCCGACATGGACAAGCTCGACAAGTTCGAGTCCATGGAGAAGGAGGACAAGCCCGAGCCGCTGAACGAAGAGCAGAAGAGCGAGCTGGACAAGCTGCTCGTCCGCATGAAGGACGCGCTCGGCGACGCCGTGACCGAGGTCAAGGCATCCAGCCGTCTTTCCGAGTCCCCGGTCTGCCTGGCCAACCCCGACGGCAACGTGACCTCGTCCATGGACAAGATCATGCGCGTCATGAGCAAGGACACCTCCATCCCCAAAAAGGTTCTGGAGATCAATCCGGACCACGCGCTCATCCGTAACATGCTGACCATTCTGGAGAAGGACGAGAACGATCCGTTCATCGCCCAGGCCGCCAATCAGCTCTACGAGTCCGCGCTGCTGCTCGAAGGCTACCTGACCGACCCCCACGCCCTGGTGGGCCGGGTCCAGGACCTGCTGACCAAGTCGAGCGGCTGGTACGTGGATACGCGCTCATAA
- a CDS encoding methyl-accepting chemotaxis protein — translation MLRNFGIKTRIFALLVLLILSTLLASGGFWWGMVDLSATGTSEAEKAMMEGFKRTLKYSVETMVTKAGDALAKSGATGLDRWGVLQSEIEKVRFGEDGYYFGYRLDGTLVAHGVNKTIIGQMRLNNKDVKGSSYTKEMMDKARNGGGFVTYWFPKPGEKEPSPKLSYVQLVPGTDDLMLATGIYIDEIDSKKAAIEKALNDFTRKLVMWIGIAVFLGLAFVVVPVCVLIAKSILNPLQASVEFAKRIARGELGRVAGDKGKDELAQLSGAMDDMLTQLKSVVLNVQSSSNSVASGGVELTSSSDSLSQGSVQQAAAVEEVASSMEEMTSNIQQNADNSRTTEKIALKAAEDAEKGGSAVASTVESMKKIAEKISIVEEIARQTNLLALNAAIEAARAGEHGKGFAVVAAEVRKLAERSGQAAGEISELSVSSVQVAEQAGSMLADMVPDIRRTAELIKEIAAASAEQNAGASQINGALQELDGVVQQNASAAEEVAATSETLAGEAEQLQQAVSFFRVEDDGGARRASQRVVQEKPQALPSGDRDEFERF, via the coding sequence ATGTTGAGGAATTTCGGAATCAAGACAAGGATTTTCGCACTGCTGGTGTTGTTGATCCTGTCGACGTTGCTGGCCAGTGGCGGTTTTTGGTGGGGGATGGTCGACTTGTCCGCCACGGGAACGAGTGAGGCCGAAAAGGCCATGATGGAGGGTTTCAAGCGGACATTGAAGTACTCCGTCGAGACAATGGTTACCAAGGCGGGTGACGCCCTGGCCAAGTCCGGGGCCACCGGCCTGGACCGGTGGGGCGTGCTGCAGAGCGAGATCGAGAAGGTCCGCTTCGGGGAGGACGGCTACTACTTCGGGTACAGGCTGGATGGGACGTTGGTCGCCCATGGCGTGAACAAGACCATAATCGGGCAGATGCGTCTGAACAACAAAGACGTGAAGGGTTCGTCCTACACCAAGGAGATGATGGACAAGGCCAGGAACGGCGGCGGTTTCGTGACCTACTGGTTCCCCAAGCCTGGTGAAAAGGAGCCTTCCCCCAAGCTTTCCTACGTACAATTGGTGCCCGGCACGGATGATCTGATGCTCGCCACCGGCATTTACATCGACGAGATCGACAGCAAGAAGGCCGCCATAGAGAAGGCGTTGAACGACTTCACCCGCAAGCTGGTCATGTGGATCGGGATCGCGGTCTTCCTGGGGCTTGCCTTTGTCGTCGTTCCCGTGTGCGTGCTCATTGCCAAGTCGATTCTCAATCCGCTGCAGGCCAGCGTCGAATTCGCCAAGAGGATTGCCCGGGGCGAACTCGGGCGGGTGGCCGGAGACAAGGGCAAGGACGAGTTGGCTCAGCTTTCCGGGGCCATGGACGATATGCTGACACAGCTCAAGAGCGTGGTGCTCAATGTCCAGTCGAGCAGCAATAGTGTGGCCTCCGGCGGTGTGGAGCTGACATCCTCGTCCGACAGCCTGTCGCAGGGGTCGGTCCAGCAGGCGGCCGCCGTTGAGGAAGTGGCTTCCTCCATGGAGGAGATGACCTCGAATATCCAGCAGAACGCCGACAACTCCAGGACAACCGAAAAGATCGCGCTGAAGGCCGCCGAGGACGCCGAAAAGGGCGGTTCCGCAGTGGCCAGCACCGTGGAGTCCATGAAGAAGATTGCGGAGAAGATTTCCATTGTCGAGGAAATCGCCCGGCAGACGAACCTGCTGGCCTTGAACGCGGCTATCGAGGCGGCCAGGGCCGGGGAGCACGGCAAGGGATTTGCCGTGGTCGCCGCCGAGGTCCGCAAGCTGGCTGAAAGGAGCGGTCAAGCCGCTGGCGAGATCTCCGAGTTGTCCGTCTCCAGCGTGCAGGTCGCCGAGCAGGCCGGAAGCATGTTGGCCGACATGGTCCCGGATATTCGCAGGACGGCCGAATTGATCAAGGAGATTGCCGCCGCATCGGCCGAGCAGAACGCGGGGGCGAGCCAGATTAACGGCGCCCTGCAGGAACTGGACGGAGTGGTGCAGCAAAACGCTTCGGCCGCGGAGGAGGTTGCGGCCACTTCCGAGACCCTGGCGGGCGAGGCCGAACAACTGCAACAGGCGGTGAGTTTCTTCCGTGTGGAAGATGACGGAGGCGCGAGGCGGGCGAGTCAACGGGTTGTCCAGGAAAAGCCCCAGGCGCTGCCTTCGGGCGACAGGGATGAATTCGAACGTTTTTGA
- the dgt gene encoding dGTP triphosphohydrolase, with the protein MGSAPRMDWNKLLDAARYGRGSESSDIRSPFQRDIDRIMFSDHFRRLARKTQVHPLNENDHIHSRLTHSLEVASVGKSLGELAGVFLAELGELPGKLGPRDVGEAVQAACLAHDIGNPPFGHSGESAIKDWFANHPEAMDQIPYECRADFTKFDGNAMAIRILLNTGFYRQGMSPTHAVAGALLKYPWPSSFDAGKDKFSYFQTEARAVQAIADRLGLIDKGGHYARHPLAFLMEAADDICYRIIDMEDATELGILPERFMFDHFAEPLGLTDEPGEYDWPALHFRQRNSILRAKLIHRATNETAEIFKKHYEPIMNGEFDHTISLMGLSEGISRAIYTVYKGIEDQLFLSRRKIILELGAQNVIGTLLDLTMAEAKKICTGEPSTNKQKVSILLGESIVESIVNEPADCHYKIMMAIVDYVSGMTDHYATDLCRKFMGLGF; encoded by the coding sequence ATGGGCTCCGCACCCCGTATGGATTGGAACAAGCTGCTCGACGCCGCGCGCTACGGCCGGGGGAGCGAATCGAGCGATATACGCAGCCCCTTTCAGCGCGACATAGACCGCATCATGTTCAGCGACCACTTTCGGCGGCTGGCGCGAAAGACCCAGGTCCATCCCCTGAATGAGAACGACCACATTCACTCCCGGCTGACCCACAGCCTGGAGGTGGCCTCGGTGGGCAAGAGCCTGGGCGAGTTGGCCGGGGTGTTCCTGGCCGAGTTGGGAGAACTGCCCGGCAAGCTCGGACCGCGCGACGTGGGCGAAGCCGTCCAGGCCGCCTGTCTGGCTCACGACATCGGCAACCCGCCCTTCGGCCATAGCGGCGAATCCGCAATCAAGGACTGGTTCGCCAACCACCCGGAGGCCATGGACCAGATTCCCTACGAATGCCGGGCCGACTTCACCAAGTTCGACGGCAACGCCATGGCCATCAGGATCCTGCTGAATACCGGATTCTATCGGCAGGGCATGAGCCCGACCCACGCGGTGGCCGGTGCACTTCTCAAATACCCCTGGCCCTCCTCCTTTGACGCGGGCAAGGACAAGTTCAGCTACTTCCAGACCGAGGCTCGGGCCGTTCAGGCCATCGCGGACAGGCTGGGCCTGATCGACAAGGGCGGCCATTACGCCAGGCATCCCCTCGCCTTCCTCATGGAGGCGGCCGACGACATCTGCTACCGGATCATCGACATGGAGGACGCAACCGAACTGGGCATCCTGCCGGAGAGGTTCATGTTCGACCATTTTGCCGAGCCGCTCGGGCTGACGGACGAGCCGGGGGAATACGACTGGCCCGCGCTGCACTTCAGGCAGCGCAACAGCATCCTGCGAGCCAAGCTCATCCACCGGGCCACCAATGAAACGGCCGAAATCTTCAAAAAGCACTACGAGCCGATCATGAACGGGGAGTTCGACCACACGATCAGCCTCATGGGACTTTCCGAAGGCATTTCCCGGGCCATCTACACGGTGTACAAGGGCATAGAGGACCAGCTCTTCCTGTCCCGGCGCAAGATCATCCTGGAACTCGGGGCCCAGAACGTCATCGGCACCCTGCTCGACCTGACCATGGCCGAAGCAAAGAAGATCTGCACGGGCGAGCCGTCCACCAACAAGCAGAAGGTTTCCATTCTGCTTGGCGAATCCATCGTGGAGTCCATCGTGAACGAGCCCGCCGACTGCCATTACAAGATCATGATGGCCATCGTGGATTATGTCTCGGGCATGACCGACCACTACGCCACGGACCTGTGCCGGAAATTCATGGGCCTGGGATTCTGA
- a CDS encoding flagellar biosynthesis anti-sigma factor FlgM, producing MKGYDDSRGQSAAHMETERVLDAFDEVDTGRHRDTAEERADKIARLKAEVNAGSYKPDVMDIARLLTSAMDPTL from the coding sequence ATGAAGGGTTATGACGACAGCCGCGGCCAATCCGCGGCGCATATGGAGACCGAGCGCGTGCTCGACGCCTTCGACGAAGTGGATACCGGCCGCCACCGGGACACCGCCGAAGAGCGCGCGGACAAGATCGCCAGGCTCAAGGCCGAGGTGAACGCCGGCAGCTACAAGCCCGACGTCATGGACATCGCCAGGCTGCTGACCTCGGCCATGGACCCGACTCTGTAG